The DNA segment AAGCGTACCATGCACCTGATTTTTGCACGATTTCTTCTTTGGCGGCTAAGTCTACCAGTTCGCCCAAGCGGTTCGTGCCTTGGCCATACATGATTTGGAACAACGCTTCACGGAAGGGGGGCGCGACTTTGTTTTTCACCACTTTGACTTTAGTCTCAGAACCAACGATTTCATCGCCTTCTTTGATCTGACCAATACGGCGGATATCCAAACGGACAGAGGCGTAGAATTTCAGTGCATTACCACCAGTGGTGGTTTCTGGGCTACCAAACATGACACCAATTTTCATCCGGATCTGGTTGATGAAAATCACCATACAGTTTGAACGTTTCGCATTACCAGTAATCTTACGCAGTGCTTGGCTCATTAAACGGGCTTGCAGACCCATGTGTGAGTCCCCCATTTCACCTTCAATTTCAGCTTTAGGTGTTAGTGCAGCGACAGAGTCGATGACGATAATATCGACAGCACCAGAGCGTACGAGCATATCCGCGATTTCGAGTGCTTGTTCGCCATGATCAGGTTGAGAGATTAAGAGGTTATCAACGTCAACACCGAGCTTACGCGCATATTCTGGATCAAGGGCATGTTCTGCGTCGATGAAGGCTGCAGTACCACCTGTTTTTTGGCATTCAGCAATCACTTGCAGAGTTAATGTGGTTTTACCCGAACTTTCTGGACCATAGATCTCAACGATACGACCTTTAGGGAGTCCGCCGATACCGAGCGCGATATCTAAGCCTAATGAACCAGTTGATACGGCCTCAACCGCAGCAATCGCATTACCATCGCCCAAACGCATGATGGTGTTTTTACCAAATTGTTTTTCAATCTGACCTAAGGCGGCATTTAGCGCCTTACTTTTGTTGTCGTCCATTCAAAGCCTCAATCAAGCGTTAGGTATAAATTTGTGTCGCTAATCATACTATAGTGAACGCAAAAAACATGTGTGAATCGCGTTTTGTGACACTTTTTTGCAGAAGATTTTAGTGGGCTTTTTGACGGTTGGAAAAAGTGTAGCGCTTCTAATCTGCAGCTTGTGTTTTGCTCTCTTTACGATACTGGCTTGGTGACATGTCGTATTGACGTTTAAACGCTTGGCTAAATGCCGCCTCAGACGCATAGCCAACCCGTTCGCTAATCCGTGCAATGCTTTCATAGTTCTGGGTGAGGTGCCGTGCAGCAATACGTAGACGATGTGCGGACAGATAGGAGAGAGGGGGCTGCCCGATGACATCGGCAAACCGCTCAGCAAAACTAGAACGCGACATACAGGCAATGCTCGCCAGATCCGCGACTGTCCAAGGGTGGGAGGGCTGATTATGAATCGCCCCAAGCGCGGCCATGAGGGTGGGGTCACGGAGTGCGGTGAGCCAGCTTTCTGTTTCTTCGGGGAGCTGCTCGACATAGTCGCGCACACATTCGATAAAAAACATGTTCGCCAGTCGATTGAGCAAAGTGTCACGACCCGGTCGGGTACGCTCTGTCTCTAGACCCAGAAATTGCAGGCCCAGTTGCAACCATGGCGGTGCTGAGTTGTCCGCTTCGCCATGTAATAGAAAATAATTCGGCAGCGCTGAGAGTAAGGGTTTACTCATCTCGATATCAATCTGACACCGTACGGCTAGGACCACAGCTTGAGTGTGCCCCACACCCACATGAATAAGTAAGTTGTCATTGCCTGAAAAGAGTAGCGATTGAAGTGCTGTGCGTTTCGGTTGATCTGCATTGTGCTTAGGATCAGGGCTACCCAATTGATGCTCAATGCCTGATGGAATGAGCAAGATAGCCCCTGTATCCAGAGTTAGCGTCTTATCATTGAAATAGACACAGGCTTGACCTGCGGTAACAACATAGATGATGACTGCGGATTGCTGCGGGAGATCAACTAACCAATCCCCATGACCACTGACGTATAAATATTCGGCTTGGCTCAGGTGAATATCTTCAAGAATATGACTAAGTGCGTCCATTGATCTTCTATATTACGTTATTCACAATTGATAAAGCATAGCGCTAGGTGGCTAAGGATATCCACAAAATAATGTAGTCGCTCAGTGTTTTAAAAGTTTTCGGGGTTTTGGTGATGTTTTTTGGACGATAACTATGCTTTATCTCAAATATGGGGGATAGCATAAAATTTACGGACGTTGACAACTAGCCTAGTCAGTTCATGTGCAGGATAATTACTGACACTTGATAAAGACAGGTTGAGGCTATCCATGAACGCTCAAACGATGATTGAACTGCTTGACGCAGATAATACAGAAACTCAAAACGCAAACTCCAATCAATGGGTTGATGCAAAGCGTTATCTGTGGGTGTTAAGTCCTGCTGTTCCTGTGATTGGTATCGGCGCATTTTTGATTTATCGTGTAGCACCGAAAAAAATGCGTGGATTAGCTTGGTTTGGTCCAGTCATGATTCATGCAATTATTCCGATGTTTGATCGCATTATTGGCGATGACAAAAACAATCCGCCTGAAGAGGTTGTTGCCAAGTTAGAAAATGACCCTTATTACGCAAATGTAGTTAAGGCATTCATTCCCCTGCAATATATTGCATTGTTCTTGGGTGCTTATTTATATACCCGTAAAGATACACCTGCAATTGATAAACTGGGCATTGCGCTATCTATTGGCGCATTAAATGGGGTTGCTATTAATACAGGCCATGAGCTCAGCCATAAGAGCGACAAATTCCATCAGATGTTGTCTCATTTAGCACTTGCACCAACGGCTTACGGTCACTTCCGTGTCGAGCATCCTTATGGCCATCACAAGCGTGTTGCAACCCCAGAAGATCCAGCAAGCTCAAAAATGGGTGAGACATTCTGGCAGTTCTTCCCACGGTCAGTGATCGGTAGCTTTAAATCTGCGATCGAAATTGAAAAGACGCGTTTGGCACGTCGTGGTAAAAAGTTCTGGTCTTTGGAAAATGAATTGATCCAAGGCTGGGCAATGACCACGGGTCTGTATGGCGCGATGATTGCGGTCTTTGGGCGTAAAGTTATTCCATTCTTAGGTATTCAGGCGGTCTATGGTTTCAGTCTGCTTGAAGTGATCAACTATGTTGAGCACTATGGTTTAATGCGTCAGAAGAAAGCCGATGGTAAGTATGAACGTACCATGCCTGAGCATAGCTGGAACAGCAATAACATTGTGACCAACTTGTTCTTGTATCAATTGCAACGTCACTCTGATCACCATGCGCATCCTACACGTAGTTTCCAAGCGCTGCGTCATTTTGAAAAAGCGCCGCAATTACCATCAGGCTATGCATCCATGCTCTTGCCGGCGTATATCCCATCAATCTGGTTCAAGATGATGGATAAACGTGTGGCTGAGCATTATAAAGGTGATTTAACCAAGGCCAACATTCTG comes from the Aquirhabdus parva genome and includes:
- the recA gene encoding recombinase RecA, whose product is MDDNKSKALNAALGQIEKQFGKNTIMRLGDGNAIAAVEAVSTGSLGLDIALGIGGLPKGRIVEIYGPESSGKTTLTLQVIAECQKTGGTAAFIDAEHALDPEYARKLGVDVDNLLISQPDHGEQALEIADMLVRSGAVDIIVIDSVAALTPKAEIEGEMGDSHMGLQARLMSQALRKITGNAKRSNCMVIFINQIRMKIGVMFGSPETTTGGNALKFYASVRLDIRRIGQIKEGDEIVGSETKVKVVKNKVAPPFREALFQIMYGQGTNRLGELVDLAAKEEIVQKSGAWYAYNGGKIGQGKNNVVRYFEENPAVAEEIDKELRKRLLTKVKPEHLEIEAEPLPEELLDA
- a CDS encoding AraC family transcriptional regulator, with the protein product MDALSHILEDIHLSQAEYLYVSGHGDWLVDLPQQSAVIIYVVTAGQACVYFNDKTLTLDTGAILLIPSGIEHQLGSPDPKHNADQPKRTALQSLLFSGNDNLLIHVGVGHTQAVVLAVRCQIDIEMSKPLLSALPNYFLLHGEADNSAPPWLQLGLQFLGLETERTRPGRDTLLNRLANMFFIECVRDYVEQLPEETESWLTALRDPTLMAALGAIHNQPSHPWTVADLASIACMSRSSFAERFADVIGQPPLSYLSAHRLRIAARHLTQNYESIARISERVGYASEAAFSQAFKRQYDMSPSQYRKESKTQAAD
- a CDS encoding alkane 1-monooxygenase, which codes for MNAQTMIELLDADNTETQNANSNQWVDAKRYLWVLSPAVPVIGIGAFLIYRVAPKKMRGLAWFGPVMIHAIIPMFDRIIGDDKNNPPEEVVAKLENDPYYANVVKAFIPLQYIALFLGAYLYTRKDTPAIDKLGIALSIGALNGVAINTGHELSHKSDKFHQMLSHLALAPTAYGHFRVEHPYGHHKRVATPEDPASSKMGETFWQFFPRSVIGSFKSAIEIEKTRLARRGKKFWSLENELIQGWAMTTGLYGAMIAVFGRKVIPFLGIQAVYGFSLLEVINYVEHYGLMRQKKADGKYERTMPEHSWNSNNIVTNLFLYQLQRHSDHHAHPTRSFQALRHFEKAPQLPSGYASMLLPAYIPSIWFKMMDKRVAEHYKGDLTKANILPAKRKALMKKYGIVESASVQSLADSSSKEPVEA